AACGCCAGCCCGCCAACGATGACGGTGGCCAGCGATTGCGTATTCAGCTTCAGGCCGCTGGAATCGAGCCGGAGGTCGACCCCGCTGGCATGCCACCAGCGCGTGTTGGTGCCGACGTATTTGTCGTAGGGGGCGTTGACGAAGACTTTCACCTGCACGCCCCCGCCCTGCTTGTCCAACGCAAAGCCCACCACTTGCCCCACTTGCAGATGCCGATAGAAGACCGGCGCGCCGATATCGACGGAACCGAGCGAATCGCCGTGCAGCGAGAACTGGCGCCCCTGCTGATCCGTGGTGACGGAAGGCGGACTCTCCAGCCCCACGAACTGGGTCTGGCTGTCTTTGGAATGCCCGATATCCACGCCGATATACGCGCCGGAAAGCAACGTGCCCAGCCCGGATATGCCGCTCGCGCCCACGCGCGGTCGGACCACCCAAAACCGGGTGTCCTTGGCCGCAAAGCGCTCGGCTTCGCGCGCCAGCTGAATCTTCACCGTCACGCGTTTCAGATCCGGTGTGAGCGAGATGGCTTGTATCGTGCCGATCTCGACGTCCTTGTACTTCACCTTGGTCTTGCCTGCCTCAAGGCCCTCGGCATTGGAAAAGGTGACGGTCACGACAGGGCCTTTCTCGGCGATGGTCTTGGCGACCAGCGCAAGCCCGATCAACGCCGCGATCAGCGGCACGAGCCACACAATGGAAGGAAGCCAACGCCGTGGAGGCGTGATTTCGGGAAGAGGTAGATCGAGAGGACGCATTGCTTACAAGGAAGAGAAGGCGGACGGACGGTGTGCGCGAGACCCGCTCAGGAATCGTCGTGCGCGGGTGCTTCGTCGGGGATCGGGTCCCAGATAAGCCGGGGGTCGAATTGCATGGAGGCGATCATGGTCAGGATCACCACAGCGCCAAATGCCAGTGCCCCCGGGCCCGCGGTGATGACAGCGAAGGAGCCGAAGTGCACCAGTGCAACCGTGAGCGCCACCACGAACACATCGAGCATCGACCACCTGCCGATGCGTTCGACGAGGCGATAAAGCCGTGTCCTCTCGTGCGGACGCCATGTCGAGCGCCGGCGTGCCGCGAATACCAGCACCGCAAGAATGGCGAGCTTGAGCATTGGCACCACCACGCTCGCAATAAAGACGACCGCAGCGAGGCCCCAGTCGCCGGAGGTCCAGAAGTACGCCACCCCGCTCAGGATCGTGTCGTCTTCCGAGCGCCCGAGTGAGGTGCTGTGCATCACCGGCAGCAGGTTGGCCGGGATGTACAGCAGCGCGGCAGCCAGGAGCAATGCGGCAGTCCGCGAAACGCTGGCCGGGCGGCGTTCGTGCAGGGCCGTATGGCAACGACGGCACCGCGGATGCGACCCGACGCCATCCCGCTGTTGCACGCTGCCGCACGTGTGGCAGACCACCAGCCCCGCCTGCTTTGCGGAAACGGCCTTGAGCGAGTCCGCCACGACCGGTTCTTTCACCGACGCGCCAGTTCGCAGTTCGCCAGACGGCGCTGCGCCATCCCCACCCTCGATCTCGTCGCACGCATGCCAGAGCTTGTGCGGATCGAAGCGCGAAACCAGCGCCAGCAGCACCGTCAACGCGCCGAATGCAAACAGGCCTGCACCGGGAATCACGCGCGCGAGGCTGATCATCTTGACCGTCGTGACCAGCACGCCGAGCATGAACACTTCGATCATTCCCCAAGGGCGAAGCCATTGGAGAAAGCGGATGACGAGGCGAAATCCGGGCGGCACACTGCCCGCGCGCAACGGAAGCAACACGTAAAGCAACGCGAGCAATTCCATCGATGGGAAAAGCGTGGTGGTGAAAAACACGACCGCAGCCACGACGCCCATGTGTCCCGCCCAAAGTGAGGACACTGCGTCAAGCAACGTGGCTTGCGACGTCATCCCCTGGGCCTTGAGGGCAATGATCGGGAAGCACTGCGCGATCACCAGCGTAATGAGCGCAGCCACCGCCATCGCTGCTGCGTTGTCGAGGGTCGGCCGGGCGAGATGGGCGCTACTCAGGTCGCTCGCACAACGCGAGCATCGGACGTTCAAGCCTTCCAACGGCGGCGGCCGCCGAAACACGCGGTCGCACTCATGGCAGGCAATCAGGTGGGTGGATTCCATGGGCGTGGACGGAGCCAATCGGCATTGCGGGCGAAGCACGGCACTCCACGCGAGTCGCGTGGAGGCCGAGCCCATCCAAAGGCAATGTCAGTCCTTGGCGATCGTCTGGACAGTGTTTGCGGGCAGTTCACCCATGGCCTGCAGCAAGGCAGCCGTGTCGCTCATGCGCCGGCTGGTCGCACGCACGGTGTCGAGCTGCGCGTTCAGGTACTGCAGCTCGCTCGACTGCTCGGCAGATGCGGGCAGCGCGCCCAAGCGGCGGCGCGAGGCGGTCTCGTTGAAGGCCGTACGCGCAGCCGTCGAAGCCACTTCTGCGGAAGCGAGCGTCTGTGCATCGTTCTCCAGCGCGGCGAGCGTGTCGGCAACGTTTTCAAATGCCGACAAGACCGCCGACTTGTACTGCAGGACCGTTGCGTCATACAGCTCGAGCGTGGCGCGGCGGTGCGCCATCAACGCGCCGCCGTGGAAGATCGGCTGACTCAGCCCGGCGCCCACGGCCCATAAGCCGCCCGCCCCCGACAGCAGCGCAGGCCAGCTCAAACCGCCCCGACCAAGCGAGGCAGTGAGCGACAGGCTCGGGAAAAGCTGTGCGGTGGCCTCGCCTGCGTCTGCAGACGCTGCCCTGACCGCAGCAGCGGCGGCGCGGATATCCGGCCGGGCACGGAGCAGATCCGAGGGTACGGCCACAGGCACCTGGTTCGGCAGCGAAAGGCTGCTGAACTCGGGTACCGCCGGCGCTGCATCCGGTGTGCGGCCCAGCAACACGGCCAACGCGTGGATCGACACCGCACGCTGTTGGCGCAACTGCGGCAGCGTCGCCGCCAGCGATGCGGCGCTCTGCGTCGATGCCAGCGCCTGCGCATGCGAGAGCGCCCCCAGCTCGTACCGCCGCTGGCTATCTCGCGCCGTCGCGTCTGCCACCACAACAAGACGTTCGGTCAAGGCGATCTGCTGGTCCAGCGCGGCCGCATTGATCACGGCGCCGACAATATTCGCCGCGAGGGCACGCCGTGCTGCCTCCAGTTCGCAGCCACGCACATCTACCCGCGCCGCGCTCGCGGCATTGGCATAGCGCGTGGCACCGAACAGGTCGAAGGTGTAATGCGCCTGCAACTGGCCAACAAACACGTTGTAGCGCAGCGCTTCGGGGCCCACGCCCGTGAGGTTCGGCGTGCGCTGGCGTGCGGCTTGCGCCCCAGCGTCCAGGGACGGCAATGTTGATGCACCCACCTGCGCACGCAGTTCCTCCTGGGCGGCGGACAAGGTCTTCTGCGTTGCAGCCAGCGTGGGGTTATTGCGCAGTCCTTCTTCCACCAACGCGTTCAGCGCATCGGAGCGATAGAGCTTCCACCATTGCGGCACCGGCGCGGCGCCCACATCAAACTGCTGGGCAACGCCGGCCGCTTCCACCGTCTTGGCGGGCTGCGAGGTCACGCCGTAATGGTCTGGCGAAGGCGTGGCAGGCGGCACGGCGATAGGCGCCAGGGAGCACGCCGTGAGAGCGAGCACCGACGTTGCGACAAGCGCGCACGTCATACGAGAGCGTTTCATGATCAATTCTCCAGGGCGGCAGAGCCGGTCGAAGGCAGGTCCCGTTCGTCCGGGCGCACCTTGAAACACGCGGCATACAGCGCCGGCAGGAAAAAGATGGTCAGTACCGTGGCGATGGTGATGCCGCCCATCAGCGCGGTGGCCATCGGCCCGAAGAAGCCCGAGCGCAGCAGCGGGATCAGCGCCAGCACAGCGGCAGCGGCCGTCAGCATGATGGGCCGGAAGCGCCGCACCGTTGCGCCGATGATGGCGTCAAAGCGTTTTTGGCCCGCCGCGATGTCCTGGTCGATCTGGTCCACCAGGATCACGGAGTTGCGCATGATGATCCCGAACATGGCGATCACCCCGAGCAGCGCCACGAACCCGAATGGCTTGCCGAACAGCAGCAGCGCCGTCACCACGCCAATCAGCCCCAGCGGAGCGGTCAACACGACGATGAACGTGCGCGAGAAGCTCTTGAGCTGGATCATCAGCAGCGTCAGCACGGCAATGATCATCAGGGGCATCTCGGCATTGATCGACGTCTGGCCCTTCACGCTCTCTTCCACCGCGCCGCCAATCTGGATGCGATAGCCCACCGGCAGCTTGGCGCGTTCTGCGGCCAGGGCCTGATCGATGTCACGCGTCACGCCGATGCCCTGCGCGTTGCCGCGCACGTCTGCCTGCACCGTGATGGTCGGCTGGCGATCGCGTTCCCAGATCACGCCGTACTCGAGCTTGTTCTGCACATGCCCAATCGCACCGAGCGGAACCGGGCCGTTGGGCGTCGGCATGGCGAGGCCGGCGAGCTTGGCGGGGTCGACACGTTCCGTCTTCGGTGCACGCAGATCGACGTTGATCAGCTTGTCACGTTCGCGATACTGCGTGACCGTGTAGCCGGACAGCGTCATGGCGAGGAAGTTGGAGACATCTTCCGACGTCACCCCAAGCTGGCGCGCCTTGATCTGGTCGATCTCGAACGACATCGAACGTTCTGCCGGTTCATCCCAGTCGAACTGCACGTTCTGGGTGCGCGCATCCGCACGGACCTTCTCGGCCACCTTGTCAGCGATGTTGCGCACGGTGGCGATGTTGTCGCCACTCACACGGAACTTGATCGGGAAACCCACGGGCGGGCCGTTCTCGAGCTGGGCAACACGGGTGCGAACGCCAGAGAAATCCTTCTCGAGCGTGGCGCTCAGCCACCGCGACAGTGCGTCGCGTTCTTCAACGTTCTTGGCCGTGATGACGAACTGGGCGAAGTTCGGCTGCTGAAGCTGCTGGTCCAGCGGCAGATAAAAACGCGGGGCACCGGTGCCGACGTAATCGACAAAGTGTTCGATCTCCTTTCGACCATCCAGGGCTTTCTCCAGGCGCTTTGCCTCGCGCAGGGTGGCGTCAAAAGACGCCCCTTCCGGCAAGCGCAGATCCACCAGCAATTCGGGCCGCTCGGAGTTCGGGAAGAACTGCTGGGGCACACGGGTGAACGCCACCATGGCCAGAGCAAACAGCACGGCCGTGACACCCAGGATTGCCCATCGGCGTCCGATACAGAACGAGATCCAACCCGACAGGCGCTGATAAAAGCCGGTGTTGTAGATATCGTGCTCGTGGCCATGCTCGGCCGCGCCGTTCTTGTGCTCGGGCAGCATGTGGTAGCCCAGCAGCGGCACCAGCACCACGGCCGCAAACCACGACACGATCAATGAGATGGCCGACACCTCGAAGATCGACCGCGTGTACTCGCCCGTGCTCGATTTGGCGAGCGCGATCGGCAGAAAACCGGACACCGTCACCAGCGTGCCGGTCAGCATGGGGAATGCGGTACTCGAGTAGGCAAAGGCGGCGGCGCGCAGGCGGCTCCACCCCTGCTCGAGCTTCACGGCCATCATCTCGACCGCAATGATGGCGTCGTCCACCAGCAGCCCGAGTGCCAGCACGAGCGTGCCCAGTGACACCTTGTCCAGCCCGATGCCGAAGACGTGCATGCAAAGTGCGGTCACCGCCAGCACGATCGGGATGGAAATCACCACCACCATGCCCGTACGCAAGCCCAGCGATACCAGGCTCACCACCAGCACAATCGCCACGGCTTCACCGACCGAGCGCACGAATTCATCCACGGAGTGCTTGACGGCATGCGGCATGCTGGAAACCGGAGACAGCTTTAGCCCAGCAGGCAGCGTCGCCTGAAGTTCGACCGCCGTGGCGTCGAGCGCCTTGCCGAGGTCGATCACATCGCCGCCCTTCTGCATCGTTACACCAATGCCCAGCACGGCATGGCCGTTGGCGCGCATCTGCGTCACGGGCGGGTCGTCGTAGCCGCGGGTGATCTTCGCGATATCGCCCAGCCGGAAGGTGCGCTTGTTCACCGTGATCAGCATGTCGGCCAACGCCTGCACATCCTTGAATGCGCCGGTCGGTCGTACGAACACGCGATCATCGGCGGTCGTGATCGTGCCGACCGGTGCCACGGTGTTCTGTGCGTCGATGGCCTGTGCGATCTGCTGCGGCGTGATGGCGAGCCGGGTCAGCTGCGCATTGGAGATTTCGATGAAGACGTGCTCGGCCGGATCACCGAAATAGTCGACCTTGGCGACGCCCGGCACGCGCAGCAGGACGGTGCGCAGCTTGTCTGCATAGTCGTGCAGTTGTGCCGGCGAGAAGCCGTCGCCTTCGAGCGCATAGATGTTGGTGTAGACATCACCGAACTCATCGTTGAAGAACGGCCCGACCGTGCCCTTGGGCAACGTTGCACGGATGTCGCCCACTTTCTTCCGCACCTGATACCAGGTCTCCGGCACGTCCTTGACTGGGGCGGCGTCCTTCATGGCGAAGAAGATCATCGACTCGCCGGGGCGCGAATAGCTCTTGATGTTGTCGACATACGGTGCAGCCTGAAGCTGGCGCCCGATGCGGTCGGTAATTTGCTCCTGGACTTCGCGCGCAGTTGCACCCGGCCAGTATGTCTGGATCACCATTGTCCGGAAGGTGAACGGCGGATCTTCAGACTGGGCAAGATGCGTGTAACCGATCACGCCAAAAAGCGTCGCCAGGCCGATCAGGAAGATCACCAGCTGCTGGTGGCGTAGTGCCCAGGCCGACAGGTTGAAGCCGCCCTCGTCCGCCTGAGATGCAGACGCCGCCACCGGGGCCGTGCCTTGCACGATTTCGCGATCATCGGCGCTCATGATGCAAAGTCCTCAGGGTGCAGCGGGGCGACCACTTGCACGTGCTGACCGGCATTGACGGCATGCACGCCCTGCATCACTACGCGATCGCCGTCGCGCAAACCGGAAGCGACCAGCACGCTGCGCTCGTCGTAACGCGCGATGGTGACGGGGCGCAATTCCAAGGTATCCGTGTTCGCGCGCACCACCCAGACCGCGGGCTCTTCGCCACGGTGAAAGAGTGCGGTGACCGGCAGCTTGAACGGGCGCGCGGCTCCCGCGTCGCTCTTCGCATCGAAGGCGATATTGGCGGTCATACCCATGCGCACCGCCGCGTTTGGCGCCACGAGCGACAGCTTGACGCGCCACGTGCGGCTTTGCGGATCGGCCGTGGGCGATACCTCACGCACGCGTGCCTCAAAAACTTGCGAGGGCGCAGCCGGGAGGCTTACGCGAGCCGTGCTTCCCACGGTCAGTGAAGACAACGCGCTCTCGGGCGCATCGCAAACGATGTCGACGTCACCCGTCCAATCGAGGTGATAGATCGATTGACCCGCCTGGACGTTCTGGCCGGTGTCCGCATCTTCCGAGGTGATGACGCCATCGTGGTCTGCCACCAGCGTCGCGTAGCGCAGGCGATCGCCAACGAGTGCGGCCTGCGCGCGCGCCGAATCGCGTTGCGCAAGTGCGGATGCGTAGGCGTCCTGCGTCTGCTCCATCTGCGCCGGCGCAATCAGGTTCGCCTGCGACTGCGCGCGGTCACGGTCAAGCTGTTGCTTGGCGTAGACGAGCCGATGTTCGGCAGCTTCCAGTTGCGCCCGTGCATTGGCGAGGTCGTTGCGCAGATCCGACTGATCGAGCATCGCCAGCACCTGACCTTGCTTGACGGTATCGCCGATGCGCACGCGGCGCTCGACTACTTTGCCGGCAACACGGAACGACAGCGGCGTGGAGTACCGCGCCTGCACCTGCCCCGGCAGGGTGTTGGCAACGGCGTTGCCGTCCGGGTGCAGCGTCAGCGCAACGACCGGTTTGGGCGCGCTGACCAGGGTTTCGCTGTGGTGGCAGCCCGCGAGCAGTACAGCGCAGCAGGCGGCAATGACAAGGGGCGCACGTTTGGAACGCCCGACGACGGACAGGTGGGGGCGCGCTGTCGTTTGCGCATGACGACCAGGATGTTTCACGATGTTTCCAAGCAAGTGATGGCCTAACGAACAATGGGTAACGCACATCCCGCAGCCGCGCTTCTTCTGCGCGGTCGGCTCTCGGGCTACGCGTCACGGAACTCGGATGTCGGGTACGCGAGTCGCCTGTCTCCACGGCGTTCAGGAACCACTTCTCGGCGAATGGCTGCACTCAGCCGGCAAGCAACGGCGGACGGCTCTCTGGCCTTTTTCGCCGGGGACTTGCCCCATCACCGCGTCCTAACTCAGGGCGCATCACCCTGATCGACCCTACATTTCGACATTAAACTCATAACTGATATTATTGTCAACTATGACGCAAGACACTATCATCCTCGAGGAGACCACCATTCCAGACCCCCTATGCGGAACCTCACGAATCGCGTGGCAGAAGGCTGCCGCGAGCGGCGCGGCACCCGGCGCAAACAGGAAACACGGGCACGTCTGCTTCACGCGGCGCTGTTGCTGCTGTCTGAAAAGAACATTGAGCGCGTCGCCATCAACGAGATCACCGAAGCCGCCGATGTGGGCTTCGGCTCGTTCTACAACCACTTCGAATCGAAGGAAGGGCTCTTTGCCGCCGTGATCGACTGGGCGTTTGAGGACTTTGCTGACAAGCTGGATACCATTGCGCATGGCCTGACCGATCCGGCCGAGGTCATCGCTATCGCGGTCCGTCACACGTTGCTGCGGGCGCAGCGCGAACCGGCCTGGGGCCGGCTGCTGATGCGCGAAGGCGTGTCTACACGCGCCCTGACGCGCGGCCTGGGCTTGCGCCTGCTACGCGACAGCAAGCGCGGGCTTGCCGCCAAGCGCTTTGTGGTGGCCGATCCGCTGACCAGCGTGCTTTCAGTGATTGGGACAGTGCTCGCCGGTGTTGCGGCCGAGCTGCACTTTACGGCGGCACCGGCGGTTCCCGGGCGCAGCCGTCAGACGGCTGCGGTTCGCGTCGAGCATTTGGCCGAACGTGCGGCCGTCTTCGTACTCCAGGCACTGGGCGTCAAGCGTGCTGAAGCGGAAAGAATCGCGCAACTGCCGCTACCGGAAGTCAGGGACGGTAACGCGGCAGCCGCCATGTGAGCCCTCGCGCTGTCTGGCGAGGGCGCGCATCGATCAGGCGTGATAGAGCTCGCTCGCCAGATAGCGGTGGCGCAATTCCCGTAGCGCGGCTGCAAGAACGGCGCTGGCAGGCAAAGCCAGCAGCACGCCAAAGAATCCGAACAGGTGACCGAACGCCAGCAACGCAAAGATCACGGCCAACGGGTGCAAGCCAATGCGCTCGCCAATCAAGCGCGGCGTGAGGAAGACGTTTTCTAGGATCTGGCCCAGGCCATACACCACAGCAACGGCGCCGATGCCGTAAAGATCGCCAAACTGAAGCACGGCGGCCAACACGGCAAGCGCAAGGCCAGCGGCAAATCCGACATAGGGAATGAACACCGCCAAGCCAGTAAACAACCCCAACGGCAAGGCAATCTCGAAGCCGGCCAGCGTCAAGGCGATGGGGTAAAACGCGGCCAACACGACCATCACCAAAAGCTGCCCGCGCAGGTATTGCGACAGCATCCGATCAATGTCGATGACGAACGCCTGCGTCTTGGCAAGCCACCGACGGGGGACAAGGCTTTCCATACGTCGAAACATCTGGTGGCGGTCGTAAAGCAGATAGAACAGCACCAGCGGAACCAGCACCACGTTGCCCACGACGGTCAACATCGCGTTGCCGCTTGTGCGCAGGTATTGCCAGATGGCAATGGCGGAGTTGCCTTCACCACCATAGCGCGGTCCGGCCAGCAGATCGCGCAAATGTGGCAGATCCAGGTCGACGCCAAGCCCGAAAACAGCCAGCTTCGGCCGCAACCAGGCATTCAGCGTGGCAAGCAGCGCAGGAATTTTCGCCTGGAGTTGCGGACCTTCGGTCTGGACGACGGCGAACATCAGCGTGACGAGCAGCGCCGCCATCGCGGCAAAGCACAGGATCATCACCAACGCGGCGATCCAGCGGGGCAACCCCCGACGCGCCAGCCACTCCACCCCCGGCTGCAACATGTAGGCGATCAGCGCGCCCAGCAGGAACGGGGTCAACACCGGCCGCAGTGCCCACATGAGGACACCGATTGCAAGCGCGACAAGGCCCCACAGCCAGGCCTGGCGGCGTATCAGAGCGGACACCAGTGTTCTCGATAGGCGCGCGCTACCCTGGGGATGGACGTTGCACCGTTCGCAACGGGAAGCGGCGCTCACCCGAGAAGACGGAACCCGCAACTCATTTCTCCTCGAAGTACGCGACGGCATGGTCAATAAATGCCCTGACTCTGGCGGGAACCATCGTTCGGCTCATGTAAGCGAGGCGCACCTCCGCTGCCGTATCCAGGATTTCATGATCGCCAAGCAATCGGACGAGGCGCCCTTCTCGCAGATCGTCTTCAACCAGCGCCAATGGCAACAGCCCCATGCCGAGTCCGGCGAGTACGACTTCACGGTTGAATGCCGCGTTGTTCGAGGTGATTTCGTACCGTAGTGGAACCACGAGCGGCGCGCCCTCCGCGCGGAACGTCACGATGGGCTTATGCACGGAAGGCGGTACGGTGACGAAGACGTGATCAGACAGATCGACCGGGTGAGACGGGCGCACATGCGATTCCAAGTAGTTGGGTGCAGCGACGATTGCCAAAGGCAAGCGCTGCAGCATGCGCGTCACGGCCAAATCGGTTGCCAGCATGAAGGGCAATACCAAGCCGATGTCATAGCCCTCGGTCGCAAGGTCGACAACGCCCTCCGCCAACGTCACATCCACCATGAGGTTTGGGTGCATCCGCTTGAAGGACGAGACCAGTGGGGCCAGCCACGCAGACGTTGCCGACGTATGGGCGACCAGCCGCAGCACGCCCACAGGGAGATGGCCTTGGCTGCGTGCATCAGATTCAAGGCAGTCCAGATCGTCGAGCACACGGCAACATCCGTCATAAAACCTGTGCGCTGCGTCCGTCAGCGAGAACTGCTTTGTCGAGCGGTGGAACAGGCGCGCCCCAAGCCGCTCTTCCAGGGAAGTGATCGCTCTTGAAACGACGGCCGGCGATACCCCAAGCATCTGCCCCGCCCGTCTGAAGTTTCTGACCTCAACGATCGTACGAAAGAGCCGCAAGCTCTCGAAATGATCCATATGCACCTCGAACAAGGCTCGCGGATACGGCGCACGTTGACGCGGCAGCTAAAACCCATGCGCTATTGAACGCGCTCAACTCCATAGCAGCCTTCGTTCTCGACCCCGGTTCCATCGCGAGCATGCATAATTTAGTCATATCTGATACCAATGTCAATTATGACGCATGAAGCCAAAAAAGAGGCGACTGCTTCCCGAGGCGTGTGTGGCCAGAAGGTGGATGAGATGAAGGCCGCTCTCCGCTCGCCGACTGCGACGAGGGGCCTATGCGGGCTGATAAAGGCTTGTCCCGCCTGGCCTCGACAGACTTGCCGCCCTTTTCTTAGGCACCACGATTCTTCATAAACCAATGAGTTAGAACACCCCTTCCCGACAGACTTTATTTTTGCGGATCACGCGCCGTGCAATCGCTGATGCCGCGAGCCGAGACGCCGGTTATGCATCGCATTCCACGCAGGACCGATTCGCGTCAGGGCGCGCCAAGCATGTTGTGGGGAAAGTCCCGAATGGGTGGCCCTGCCGCGAGACCGCGCTAGCGCACCATCACCGCATTCCTGCCCGCGCGTTTTGCGTCGTAGAGGGCCATATCGGCTTGCATCAGTGCTTCAGATGTCGCGTCTGCGACCGGCGCGTGATCTGCGGACGGGGCGTAGGCAGCCACGCCGATGCTGACGGTCACGACACCGCGAACGGAGGGCGCAGGCAGGGCGGCCTGTTCGACCGCGCGACGCACCTGCTCGGCGATGACCTTGGCGCGTGAACGCTCAGTGTCTGCCAACAGGACAACAAACTCTTCGCCGCCATAGCGCGCCACCAAGTCGGTCGGGCGCTTTCCCGCAACGCGCGAGAGGATGTTGGCAACCTCGACAAGACATGCGTCGCCCCTGCCATGCCCGTATGTGTCGTTGATCTGCTTGAAATGGTCGATGTCGACCATGAGCACCGACAGCGGTTGCCCCGTACGCCGCGCGCGTTTCGATTCGGCCGCCCAGCATCTGTCGAATGCTTGACGATTGCCGACCTGCGTCAGACCGTCCAGCAACGACTGCCGCTCAAGCCTGTGATTCGCAGCCATCAGCGCCCGATATAGCCTTGTGATATCCGCAATCAGCATCGACAGTACAACCGCCGAGGACACCACACTGAGCAGCCGTGCCGCGTACCATCCCAGCGTATAACGAGCGCCCCCATGCAGGGTCAATAACGAGTCGGCCAAGCCGACAGCGAGCGCCACGGTGACCCAGACATCCACCGAGCGCCGGAGTCTGGTCAGCGCCAGATAGCCAGCAAGCGCAATGACGTTCGATCCGATCACGGGAACACCCAGGATTCGAACGAGGTTGACATATGTCCCACCCTGGATGAGCGCCGGTAAATACTCGGTGCCCCAGATACAGATCGGCACTACGGCCGCTGCTGAAATTGGTCCCAACCACGGCAATGCTCGCAACACTTGCGTGAGCTGAGGGCTTGAGCGACTGCGTTCATGGCAATACCGGCCAAGCGCCGCGAGCAGCAACAACACCGGATAGCCCGAATGCCAGAAGGTCCATAGCCACACGGCGGATTGAGGGCCGGCTCCGAGCAGGCCGTCGGCACTGAATACGCCCGGAAATGTGGGCAATTGCGCAATGGCAATCGCCGCCGCAAAAAAGTAGGCGCCTGCAAGCGCCCCATAAAAAGGCGTTCGGGCAAGGCGGGCACGCTGAAATAACAGATAGCCGGTCAGCCCTTCAGACAGGACGACCACCGTCAGGAACATGGGCAGAAACGGCTTGACCTCTGGCAAGGTGCGCTGGGCGTGGCGGAAGGCGATCGCAGCCACGGCAACAATCATGGCGCTGATCAGCGTGGCTGCGAGAATCTCGGTGCGTGAGGGCCGTCCACCTTCCAGTTGTACTGCTTCAGTCATGTCGCGCTAGCTCGGGGCATCGTCATGAGTAATCGACGCGACATGCGCAGTCTTTAGCCGGTGGGCCGCATGTGTGATTCGAAGCTCATTTCCGCGGCCGCCGTTCACAGCCGGCGCTTACGCTCCGGGGCATTGCTGGCCATGCACTGTCACGCCGCCCATAGACGGAGATAAGACCCATCGGGATCGTACTCAGCGGCCTGTTTCCGGACGTTGAATCGCCGGCCACCACGTGGGTCCGTGCCGCGCCCCGCGATATACAGCCAATTGCCCTGATTGCTGTAAACGTCGTAGTCGACGAGTTGGGATTCGAACCACGCGGCACCGGCACGCCAGTCGCCTCCCAGCTCGTGCACGAGGTAGCTCGCGACCACCTGTCTGAGCCTGTTGCTGAGGTAGCCGGTGGTCTCCAGCTCGCGCATCGCGGCATCGACGAGCGGCTCGCCGGTCGATGCACGACGCCAGCGCTCGAAGCCCTGCACATCTGGGCGCTCCGCGTGCCGTACCTCATTTGCGAGACCGCGTGCGCGGTACAGCCGAGCGCCATGCTGAAGATGCAGAAAGCGGAAATAGTCTCGCCACAGCAGCTCGAACCATAGCCAGTAGCTCCCGTCGCTCTGTCCATGCGACTGCTCGAACTGCTGCAGTTCCGAAATCACGCGTCGGGGCGACAACGCACCGGTGGCCAGCCACGGCGACCATTTGCTCGAGAAGTCCACACCGGCCAAGGCGTTGCGCGTGCGCTTGTACGTGTGAGGCAACTGGCGCTCCAGGTATTGGGCCAGGTGCCGAAGGCCC
Above is a genomic segment from Ralstonia pickettii containing:
- a CDS encoding efflux RND transporter periplasmic adaptor subunit, with protein sequence MKHPGRHAQTTARPHLSVVGRSKRAPLVIAACCAVLLAGCHHSETLVSAPKPVVALTLHPDGNAVANTLPGQVQARYSTPLSFRVAGKVVERRVRIGDTVKQGQVLAMLDQSDLRNDLANARAQLEAAEHRLVYAKQQLDRDRAQSQANLIAPAQMEQTQDAYASALAQRDSARAQAALVGDRLRYATLVADHDGVITSEDADTGQNVQAGQSIYHLDWTGDVDIVCDAPESALSSLTVGSTARVSLPAAPSQVFEARVREVSPTADPQSRTWRVKLSLVAPNAAVRMGMTANIAFDAKSDAGAARPFKLPVTALFHRGEEPAVWVVRANTDTLELRPVTIARYDERSVLVASGLRDGDRVVMQGVHAVNAGQHVQVVAPLHPEDFAS
- a CDS encoding TetR/AcrR family transcriptional regulator: MRNLTNRVAEGCRERRGTRRKQETRARLLHAALLLLSEKNIERVAINEITEAADVGFGSFYNHFESKEGLFAAVIDWAFEDFADKLDTIAHGLTDPAEVIAIAVRHTLLRAQREPAWGRLLMREGVSTRALTRGLGLRLLRDSKRGLAAKRFVVADPLTSVLSVIGTVLAGVAAELHFTAAPAVPGRSRQTAAVRVEHLAERAAVFVLQALGVKRAEAERIAQLPLPEVRDGNAAAAM
- a CDS encoding AI-2E family transporter, with translation MSALIRRQAWLWGLVALAIGVLMWALRPVLTPFLLGALIAYMLQPGVEWLARRGLPRWIAALVMILCFAAMAALLVTLMFAVVQTEGPQLQAKIPALLATLNAWLRPKLAVFGLGVDLDLPHLRDLLAGPRYGGEGNSAIAIWQYLRTSGNAMLTVVGNVVLVPLVLFYLLYDRHQMFRRMESLVPRRWLAKTQAFVIDIDRMLSQYLRGQLLVMVVLAAFYPIALTLAGFEIALPLGLFTGLAVFIPYVGFAAGLALAVLAAVLQFGDLYGIGAVAVVYGLGQILENVFLTPRLIGERIGLHPLAVIFALLAFGHLFGFFGVLLALPASAVLAAALRELRHRYLASELYHA
- a CDS encoding LysR family transcriptional regulator — translated: MDHFESLRLFRTIVEVRNFRRAGQMLGVSPAVVSRAITSLEERLGARLFHRSTKQFSLTDAAHRFYDGCCRVLDDLDCLESDARSQGHLPVGVLRLVAHTSATSAWLAPLVSSFKRMHPNLMVDVTLAEGVVDLATEGYDIGLVLPFMLATDLAVTRMLQRLPLAIVAAPNYLESHVRPSHPVDLSDHVFVTVPPSVHKPIVTFRAEGAPLVVPLRYEITSNNAAFNREVVLAGLGMGLLPLALVEDDLREGRLVRLLGDHEILDTAAEVRLAYMSRTMVPARVRAFIDHAVAYFEEK
- a CDS encoding sensor domain-containing diguanylate cyclase gives rise to the protein MTEAVQLEGGRPSRTEILAATLISAMIVAVAAIAFRHAQRTLPEVKPFLPMFLTVVVLSEGLTGYLLFQRARLARTPFYGALAGAYFFAAAIAIAQLPTFPGVFSADGLLGAGPQSAVWLWTFWHSGYPVLLLLAALGRYCHERSRSSPQLTQVLRALPWLGPISAAAVVPICIWGTEYLPALIQGGTYVNLVRILGVPVIGSNVIALAGYLALTRLRRSVDVWVTVALAVGLADSLLTLHGGARYTLGWYAARLLSVVSSAVVLSMLIADITRLYRALMAANHRLERQSLLDGLTQVGNRQAFDRCWAAESKRARRTGQPLSVLMVDIDHFKQINDTYGHGRGDACLVEVANILSRVAGKRPTDLVARYGGEEFVVLLADTERSRAKVIAEQVRRAVEQAALPAPSVRGVVTVSIGVAAYAPSADHAPVADATSEALMQADMALYDAKRAGRNAVMVR